A stretch of the Lactuca sativa cultivar Salinas chromosome 9, Lsat_Salinas_v11, whole genome shotgun sequence genome encodes the following:
- the LOC111879380 gene encoding uncharacterized protein LOC111879380 — MKKKLQKGALSTDDLKTLIHDHALFFDKLVELIPAKFYLPVEEDSKPWFQGLSKGKKASLKQQTRENIKKSRRDRLDPEKSQTTTLDLLKKSISKNENSNKDSDDSDDDDDDEEEEIEIKVKPITNFDGETSNKSVTYEELRQRLHSKLEMLKANRGEGKRTMMMNERRERGDFTDKKRKREDHDNGGRGSGSGDKEKDKDKFEGDFEFGKVKLGDEDGSKKKKVKKGSKVQELEKAKKLKEAKKEDVVVATKHSWKAATEKAMGVKVHDDPKLLKKSLQKDKKRREKSAGKWKERVETQEKLTKEKQSKRRGNIEERANQKKARKIAKREKKLMRPGFEGRKEGYIGDKRD, encoded by the coding sequence atgAAGAAGAAGCTGCAAAAGGGGGCACTATCTACAGATGacctcaaaaccctaatccatgatCATGCTCTTTTCTTTGACAAGCTAGTTGAATTAATCCCTGCAAAATTCTACCTTCCCGTTGAAGAAGATTCAAAACCCTGGTTCCAAGGCCTGAGCAAAGGCAAAAAAGCCTCTCTCAAACAACAAACAcgagaaaacatcaagaaatcccgCCGTGATCGCCTTGACCCTGAGAAATCACAAACCACAACACTAGACCTCCTCAAAAAAAGCATCAGCAAGAATGAAAACAGTAACAAGGATTCTGATGattctgatgatgatgatgatgatgaagaagaagaaatcgAAATTAAAGTGAAGCCCATTACAAATTTCGATGGTGAAACAAGTAACAAGTCTGTTACCTATGAAGAGCTACGCCAGAGATTGCATTCTAAGCTTGAAATGCTTAAAGCGAATCGAGGCGAAGGGAAAAGAACAATGATGATGAATGAACGGAGGGAAAGGGGTGATTTTACAGACAAGAAACGAAAGAGGGAAGATCATGATAATGGGGGTAGGGGTAGTGGTAGTGGTGATAAGGAAAAGGATAAGGATAAGTTTGAGGGTGATTTTGAATTTGGGAAAGTGAAATTAGGAGATGAAGATGGGagtaagaagaagaaggtgaagaAGGGTTCAAAAGTACAGGAGTTGGAAAAGGCAAAGAAGTTGAAAGAAGCAAAGAAGGAAGATGTTGTGGTGGCTACAAAGCATTCATGGAAGGCTGCAACTGAAAAGGCGATGGGAGTGAAGGTTCATGATGATCCAAAGCTTTTGAAGAAGAGTTTACAGAAGGATAAGAAGAGGCGTGAGAAGAGTGCAGGGAAATGGAAGGAGAGAGTTGAGACACAGGAGAAGTTGACTAAGGAGAAACAGTCAAAGAGGAGAGGGAATATTGAAGAGAGGGCTAACCAGAAGAAAGCTAGGAAGATTGCCAAGAGGGAAAAGAAATTGATGAGGCCTGGATTTGAAGGGAGAAAAGAAGGATATATTGGTGATAAAAGGGATTAA
- the LOC111879413 gene encoding probable aquaporin SIP2-1 — protein MAGIVRLLISDIVMSFMWVWSSVIIKLFVHKVLGFGHHGFPVEVFRSSLSILNMFFFAYLAKLTNGGAYNPLTVLSSAISGNFATFLFTVGSRIPFQVLGAISGVRLILSIFPEIGRGPRLNVSLFEGALTEGLSTFTIVLISHGVSTKLPGSFLRKTWISSVSKLALHILGSDLTGGAMNPASVMGWAYARGDHITKEHLVVYWVAPMVATLLAAWTFRYLVRPSNSKQDKQKKTD, from the exons ATGGCGGGAATCGTGCGGCTGCTCATATCTGATATAGTCATGTCGTTCATGTGGGTGTGGTCAAGCGTCATAATCAAGCTATTTGTCCACAAGGTTTTGGGGTTTGGCCATCATGGCTTCCCTGTTGAAGTGTTTAGGTCTTCGCTTTCCATTCTCAACATGTTCTTCTTTGCTTATCTTGCTAAGCTCACCAATGGCGGAGCCTATAATCCCCTCACTGTCTTGTCCTCCGCCATCTCTGGAAATTTCGCAACCTTCCTCTTCACTGTTGGTTCAAGAATCCCCTTTCAG GTGTTGGGCGCGATAAGTGGGGTGAGGCTTATCCTCAGTATCTTTCCGGAAATAGGGCGTGGGCCCCGACTGAATGTTAGTCTATTTGAAGGTGCATTGACCGAAGGGTTGTCGACATTCACAATTGTCCTCATTTCACATGGAGTTTCTACCAAATTACCCGGAAGTTTCTTGAGGAAAACATGGATCAGTAGTGTCTCAAAACTTGCTCTTCATATACTCGGATCAGATCTAACTGGTGGTGCTATGAATCCAGCTTCT GTAATGGGGTGGGCTTATGCGCGTGGTGATCATATAACAAAAGAGCATTTAGTTGTTTACTGGGTTGCCCCTATGGTAGCAACCCTATTAGCAGCATGGACCTTTAGGTATCTTGTACGCCCCTCAAACTCAAAACAAGACAAACAGAAGAAGACTGATTAA
- the LOC111879441 gene encoding ubiquitin carboxyl-terminal hydrolase 3, giving the protein MAESASSAKRWLPLEANPDVMNQFLWRLGVPPGEAECNDVYGLDEELLEMVPKPVLAVLFLYPITPESEKERLEQNSIKQDPYDGVYFMRQTVGNACGTIGLLHAIGNITSEIKLDEGSFLDKFYKSTASMDPMERARYLEKDTEMEVAHSEAVAAGETEASDNVNDHFICFACVNGKLYELDGRRSAPVSHGPSSPNTVLQDAAKVIKRMIAKNPDSMNFSVIAISKKVGGY; this is encoded by the exons ATGGCTGAAAGTGCTTCTTCTGCCAAGAGATGGCTTCCTCTCGAAGCAAACCCCGATGTTATGAACCAG TTTCTTTGGCGCCTTGGTGTTCCTCCTGGTGAGGCTGAATGCAATGATGTATATGGATTGGATGAAGAACTGTTGGAAATGGTCCCAAAGCCAGTTCTTGCTGTGTTGTTTCTTTACCCTATTACACCAGAG AGCGAAAAAGAAAGATTAGAGCAGAACAGTATTAAACAG GATCCTTATGATGGGGTTTACTTTATGAGACAAACAGTAGGAAATGCATGTGGAACCATTGGACTTCTTCATGCTATAGGCAATATCACCTCAGAGATAAAACTTG aCGAGGGCTCATTCTTGGACAAGTTTTATAAATCTACTGCAAGCATGGATCCAATGGAG CGTGCTCGATACCTTGAGAAAGATACAGAAATGGAAGTTGCACATTCAGAAGCAGTAGCTGCTGGTGAGACTGAG GCTTCTGACAATGTGAATGATCATTTTATCTGTTTTGCATGCGTTAATG GAAAATTGTATGAGCTTGATGGAAGGAGAAGTGCACCAGTTTCACATGGACCTTCTTCACCAAATACTGTATTGCAG GATGCTGCTAAAGTGATAAAAAGAATGATTGCAAAAAATCCTGACTCCATGAACTTTAGTGTGATTGCTATCTCAAAGAAAGTCGGTGGCTACTGA